In Silene latifolia isolate original U9 population chromosome X, ASM4854445v1, whole genome shotgun sequence, the following proteins share a genomic window:
- the LOC141618386 gene encoding uncharacterized protein LOC141618386 has translation MFVKSRQDVSLEIVHFSVDVTKPADLDELEEIYSSENEEIIGDEDDWSTDDEFINAQFYPDCRWKLSARYTKDYDCIQIRFFKDVHTCTRTMKNKRVHANFLAEEYQEKLLKHPTWKLKLFVKDVEDTYGVKVNRWQAGRAKRNTLSTCGKVVGRQYDSLRANIYEMKRSNVGSRAFLSLKPSISGSIPQFHMFYINFVAIRRNSLNGCRRLLGLDGAFLKGYCKGEILCAVGRDANNQMFPVAWDIIESESKESWSWFLGHLINDLEMQTGKGWTLISDQQKGLLLVIADMLPNAEHRLCARHIFTNWIKVIKGIPLHKLYWKAVKAYTEKHFNNIMEKLIQQSQRAHAQMCARDVTKFCHSFYKTWACTDVTSNYMAETFNSWILEAREKPILTMLEEIRRQVMSKMVEKKAEAIKCNGITTRVREKLNDFRQSTKNWISIEASTNVYEVQHTHNSTLSYTVRLDQKVCACRYWNLNGVSCEHATAAICAVNQNRESYVAVWYTKEMYKECYLLSLEPLNGQALWKTIEGGSILPSDPRVKCGRPSNKRKKAYGEVRQKPVKYRAPRSSKQLYSKCQKKWP, from the exons ATGTTTGTAAAGTCTAGACAAGACGTttcattagagattgtacacttTAGTGTGGATGTAACAAAGCCAGCGGATCTTGATGAACTAGAAGAAATATATAGTAGCGAAAATGAAGAAATTATTGGTGATGAAGATGATTGGAGTACAGATGATGAATTCATTAATGCCCAG TTTTATCCTGATTGTCGATGGAAGCTCAGTGCTAGATACACAAAGGATTATGACTGTATACAAATACGATTCTTTAAGGACGTCCATACTTGTACACGTACTATGAAAAACAAAAGAGTCCATGCTAATTTTCTTGCTGAAGAATACCAAGAGAAGCTCTTAAAGCACCCTACATGGAAGTTAAAATTATTTGTGAAAGATGTGGAAGATACTTATGGTGTGAAAGTTAATAGGTGGCAAGCCGGGAGGGCTAAAAGAAATACATTATCAACATGTGGCAAGGTCGTCGGAAGACAATATGATTCACTTAGAGCCAATATATATGAGATGAAAAGGTCCAATGTTGGATCTAGAGCCTTCTTGTCATTAAAACCTTCCATTTCAGGTTCCATTCCTCAGTTTCACATGTTCTATATCAATTTTGTTGCAATTCGACGCAACTCTCTAAATGGGTGTCGAAGACTGCTTGGCCTCGATGGTGCATTCCTCAAAGGCTATTGTAAAGGTGAGATCTTATGTGCAGTAGGGAGAGACGCAAACAATCAGATGTTTCCCGTTGCATGGGATATAATAGAATCAGAATCCAAAGAAAGCTGGTCATGGTTCCTTGGGCATCTAATTAATGATTTAGAAATGCAAACTGGAAAAGGTTGGACTTTGATATCAGATCAACAAAAG GGATTATTGCTTGTTATAGCAGATATGCTTCCAAATGCAGAACATAGGCTGTGTGCTAGGCACATCTTTACAAATTGGATTAAAGTAATTAAGGGAATCCCGTTACATAAGCTTTATTGGAAAGCAGTGAAGGCCTACACAGAGAAACACTTTAACAACATTATGGAAAAGCTCATACAACAAAGTCAGCGAGCTCATGCTCAAATGTGTGCAAGGGATGTGACTAAATTTTGTCATTCCTTTTATAAGACTTGGGCATGTACAGACGTTACTTCTAATTACATGGCAGAGACATTTAATTCATGGATTCTTGAAGCTAGAGAGAAACCAATTCTAACTATGCTCGAAGAAATTAGGAGGCAAGTAATGTCTAAGATGGTGGAAAAGAAAGCAGAGGCAATTAAATGCAACGGAATTACCACAAGAGTTCGAGAAAAGTTGAATGACTTTAGACAATCAACGAAGAACTGGATATCAATAGAAGCTAGCACAAATGTATATGAGGTACAACACACTCATAATAGTACTTTATCGTATACAGTGAGACTTGATCAAAAGGTATGTGCATGTAGATATTGGAATTTAAATGGGGTTTCGTGTGAGCATGCCACTGCTGCTATATGTGCTGTCAATCAAAATCGGGAGAGTTATGTGGCAGTTTGGTATACTAAGGAGATGTATAAGGAATGCTACTTACTTTCTTTAGAGCCACTAAATGGACAAGCTTTATGGAAGACAATAGAAGGTGGTTCGATTTTACCAAGTGATCCAAGGGTAAAGTGTGGGAGACCCTCAAACAAGAGGAAGAAGGCATATGGCGAGGTAAGGCAAAAACCAGTCAAGTATAGGGCTCCAAGAAGCAGCAAACAACTATACTCCAAATGCCAAAAAAAATGGCCATAA